Proteins encoded together in one Labrus bergylta chromosome 20, fLabBer1.1, whole genome shotgun sequence window:
- the chst2b gene encoding carbohydrate sulfotransferase 2 has protein sequence MRGKQYHQPLKLTAPWEKDAGFGRKLKTYRNHTKIIAQPGIVMKVLRRKRIVLFMAYFLLLVLTMLNLANYKWTKEPQQCNHQMRSTTYQSRSDIRFLYRPSMAKKRQLVYVLTTWRSGSSFFGELFNQNPEVFFLYEPMWHIWQKLYPGDAVSLQGAARDMLSSLYRCDLSVFQLYNSPGGKNFTSLGLFGATLNKVVCSFPLCSAYRKEVVGMVDDKVCKKCPPQSLRLLEEECLKYNTIVIKGVRILDVNVLAPLMEDPSLDLKVIHLVRDPRAVANSRIKSRHGLIRENLQVVRSRDPKLRRIPFVDPGHKANKKDGSDYHSIGAMEVICDRTSRTLRTALNPPAWLKGKYMAVRYEDLVENPAKILRSIYRFTNLTANHDIETFALNMTSGSSSSSKPFIVSSRNATQAASAWRTVLSIQQIKQVEDYCHHAMSVLGYERVRTAGEAKDLGKSLLTRSKL, from the coding sequence ATGAGAGGCAAACAATATCATCAACCACTGAAGTTGACAGCGCCCTGGGAGAAGGATGCTGGCTTTGGGAGGAAGCTCAAAACCTACAGGAACCACACCAAGATAATAGCTCAGCCGGGCATCGTGATGAAAGTCCTCCGCAGGAAGAGGATCGTCTTATTTATGGCCTATTTCCTGCTTCTCGTGCTCACCATGCTCAACCTGGCTAATTACAAATGGACCAAAGAGCCACAGCAGTGCAACCACCAGATGAGGAGCACCACGTACCAGAGCAGATCGGACATCCGCTTCCTGTACAGGCCGTCCATGGCGAAGAAGAGGCAGCTGGTCTACGTGCTGACCACGTGGAGGTCGGGGTCGTCGTTCTTCGGGGAGCTTTTCAACCAGAATCCCGAGGTGTTCTTCCTGTACGAGCCGATGTGGCACATCTGGCAGAAGCTGTACCCGGGCGACGCCGTGTCTCTGCAGGGGGCGGCGAGGGACATGCTCAGCTCGTTGTACCGCTGCGACCTGTCCGTGTTCCAGCTTTACAACAGCCCCGGGGGGAAGAACTTCACCTCGCTGGGACTGTTCGGGGCCACCCTCAACAAGGTGGTGTGCTCCTTCCCCCTGTGCTCCGCCTACAGGAAGGAGGTGGTGGGGATGGTGGACGATAAGGTGTGTAAGAAATGCCCCCCTCAAAGCCTTAGACTGTTGGAGGAGGAGTGCCTGAAGTACAACACCATAGTCATAAAGGGGGTCCGCATTTTGGACGTTAACGTGCTGGCCCCCCTCATGGAGGATCCATCTTTGGATTTGAAGGTGATACACCTGGTCAGAGACCCTCGGGCGGTGGCCAACTCCAGAATCAAATCCAGGCACGGTTTGATACGGGAGAACTTACAGGTGGTCCGCAGCAGGGACCCGAAACTGCGCCGGATCCCTTTTGTGGATCCGGGTCACAAAGCCAACAAGAAGGACGGCTCGGACTACCACTCTATCGGGGCCATGGAGGTGATCTGCGACCGCACCTCCAGGACTCTGAGGACTGCCTTAAACCCGCCGGCCTGGCTGAAGGGGAAGTACATGGCGGTGCGCTACGAGGACCTGGTGGAGAACCCGGCGAAGATCCTGCGGAGCATCTACCGCTTCACCAACCTCACCGCCAACCACGACATCGAGACGTTTGCGCTGAACATGACCAGCGGCTCGAGCTCCTCCTCCAAGCCGTTCATCGTCTCCTCCAGGAACGCCACGCAGGCGGCGAGCGCGTGGAGGACGGTGCTCAGCATCCAGCAGATCAAACAGGTGGAGGACTACTGCCACCACGCCATGTCCGTGCTGGGCTACGAGAGGGTCAGAACAGCCGGGGAGGCCAAGGACTTGGGCAAATCACTTCTGACTCGCTCCAAACTGTAA